In Candidatus Chlorohelix allophototropha, one DNA window encodes the following:
- a CDS encoding tetratricopeptide repeat protein: MVIDNETATVTTRRLIALGICEYHQDNKQAAFEHFQKALELEPTNETALIWCGRLSCNPEEAKMYLNRILSRNPQNTIAKRYYELVEKKERTNTKQATLKTPKEYYDNDKVQVKVAEYLVKRGVLNELKVRAALHYQACMRLEGKIYRLDEILSDFGYLAEAQMLTAAQSFLDL; the protein is encoded by the coding sequence ATGGTCATCGATAATGAAACTGCTACCGTAACAACTCGCAGATTAATTGCTCTTGGTATTTGTGAATATCATCAGGACAACAAACAGGCAGCCTTCGAACATTTTCAGAAAGCGCTTGAACTTGAACCGACTAATGAAACCGCGCTAATTTGGTGTGGGCGACTCTCCTGCAACCCGGAAGAAGCTAAAATGTACCTCAATCGGATTTTAAGCCGCAATCCGCAGAACACTATCGCAAAAAGATATTATGAATTGGTGGAAAAAAAAGAGCGCACAAATACTAAACAAGCAACCCTCAAAACCCCGAAAGAGTATTACGACAACGATAAAGTACAGGTGAAGGTAGCGGAGTATTTGGTCAAACGTGGAGTTCTAAACGAATTAAAAGTGCGGGCGGCTTTACATTACCAAGCTTGTATGCGCCTAGAAGGTAAAATATACCGCTTGGACGAAATACTATCAGATTTCGGCTATCTCGCCGAAGCACAAATGCTAACCGCCGCACAATCTTTTCTTGATCTTTAG
- a CDS encoding ABC transporter ATP-binding protein — protein sequence MSVNNPTLLQLNEVSRFFGGLAALREVSFEVSAGVICGLIGPNGAGKTTLLNVLSGLQPVSSGTITLDNKTLTGLKPHQIAALGIGRTFQNIRLFNELSVLENVMVGHHLKQRGSLLETILHLPRSTRAERATRTEAQELLQRLNMESLAKKSAGALSYGDQRRVEIARALALEPRVLLLDEPAAGMNSHETEQLSNFLLELKSNGLTLLIIEHDMDLIMRISNKVVVLSFGRKLADGSPEEVRNDPKVIEAYLGDEAA from the coding sequence ATGAGCGTTAATAATCCCACGCTATTGCAATTAAACGAGGTGAGCCGCTTCTTTGGCGGGTTGGCAGCCTTGCGTGAGGTCAGCTTTGAAGTATCGGCGGGGGTAATCTGTGGGCTTATCGGCCCAAACGGCGCGGGCAAAACCACACTGCTAAACGTGCTGAGCGGTTTGCAACCTGTATCAAGCGGCACAATTACGCTGGATAACAAAACCTTGACCGGATTGAAGCCCCATCAAATTGCCGCGCTTGGAATAGGTCGCACCTTTCAGAATATCCGCCTATTCAACGAGCTTTCGGTGTTGGAAAATGTGATGGTAGGGCATCATCTCAAGCAGCGCGGTAGCCTACTGGAAACAATTTTGCACTTGCCACGCAGCACTCGCGCCGAACGCGCCACGCGCACCGAAGCGCAAGAGCTTTTGCAGCGTCTCAACATGGAATCGCTGGCGAAGAAATCGGCGGGTGCGCTCTCCTACGGCGATCAACGCCGCGTGGAAATTGCGCGCGCATTGGCGTTAGAACCGCGCGTGCTATTGCTGGACGAACCTGCTGCCGGGATGAACAGCCACGAAACCGAGCAATTATCCAATTTCTTACTAGAATTAAAAAGTAACGGGCTGACCTTGCTTATCATCGAACACGACATGGATTTAATTATGCGGATTAGTAATAAAGTAGTGGTACTCAGTTTCGGACGCAAGCTTGCCGATGGTAGCCCGGAAGAAGTCCGCAACGATCCCAAAGTTATCGAGGCATATCTGGGCGATGAAGCCGCTTGA
- a CDS encoding DinB family protein — protein sequence MFESETIAQAKVTIKKLSELTQLLNREIEGLSPKLYEFKPTPQEWSVKEIICHMRDVDEIFHDRCVRMVEDDEPFLRSFNPDELAEEKGYSRQLWEEVLQEWDTNRERNLELFKGLGPLQWLKGAFHQERGHLNVMDVASALVSQTEEHLEQIRSNLKIAH from the coding sequence ATGTTCGAGTCCGAAACTATAGCCCAAGCAAAAGTAACTATCAAGAAGCTTTCAGAACTGACTCAGCTTCTAAACCGGGAAATAGAGGGGCTCAGCCCAAAGCTTTACGAATTTAAACCCACTCCACAGGAATGGAGTGTGAAGGAAATTATCTGCCATATGCGCGATGTTGATGAAATATTTCATGATCGTTGTGTACGTATGGTGGAAGATGATGAACCGTTCCTTCGTTCCTTTAATCCCGATGAGCTGGCAGAAGAAAAAGGTTATTCACGCCAACTTTGGGAGGAAGTACTTCAGGAATGGGACACCAATCGAGAACGCAATCTTGAGTTATTCAAGGGCTTAGGTCCTTTACAATGGCTGAAAGGCGCTTTTCATCAAGAACGAGGGCATCTCAATGTTATGGATGTTGCCTCTGCTCTGGTAAGCCAAACTGAGGAACATTTGGAACAGATACGTAGTAACTTGAAAATAGCCCATTGA
- the guaB gene encoding IMP dehydrogenase, with the protein MAISDRFVYTGLTFDDVLLIPSDSEVIPATVDVSTNLTQNIRLKIPLLSSPMDTVTEARMAIALAQEGGLGVIHRNLTIERQAEEVDKVKRSEAGMILDPITLKPTTNLSEGLAMMEKFHISGIPITDDRGLLVGILTNRDIRFEEDFSKPISELMTNKRLITAPMGTTLDEAKKILHQYRIEKLPIVDEHGFLKGLITVKDIQKKIKYPNAAKDHIGRLLCGAALGVGRDMLDRAGELVRHNVDVLVLDSSHGHARAVQRAVTQLKEKFPNVAIIAGNVATGDGTEALIKAGADAVRIGVGPGSICTTRVVTGVGVPQVTAIMEAAEVGAKYNIPVIADGGVKYSGDITKALAAGASTVMIGSLFAGVEESPGDVVLFQGEHFKEYRGMGSMGAMKAGEGARERYHQDEIKDSVKLVPEGIEGRVPYRGSLSNLVFQLMGGLRSGMGYVGAGSINELQTNSRFMQITSASLKESHPHDVVITKEAPNYEVRYRD; encoded by the coding sequence ATGGCAATCAGTGACCGTTTTGTTTATACGGGTTTAACTTTTGACGATGTGCTTTTGATTCCCTCAGATTCGGAAGTTATTCCTGCTACAGTGGATGTTTCCACTAACCTGACCCAGAATATTAGATTAAAAATCCCGTTGCTTAGTTCTCCGATGGATACTGTTACTGAGGCACGTATGGCTATTGCGTTGGCTCAGGAGGGTGGTCTAGGCGTTATCCATCGTAACCTCACTATTGAGCGTCAGGCGGAGGAAGTGGATAAGGTTAAACGCAGTGAGGCGGGTATGATTCTCGACCCTATCACGCTTAAGCCCACTACCAACTTGAGCGAAGGTTTAGCGATGATGGAGAAATTCCATATCAGCGGTATTCCCATCACTGATGATAGGGGTTTGCTGGTAGGTATTCTCACCAACCGCGATATTCGCTTCGAGGAAGATTTTAGTAAGCCCATTTCGGAATTGATGACCAATAAACGGTTGATTACCGCTCCGATGGGTACTACGCTGGATGAAGCCAAAAAAATCCTGCATCAGTATCGTATCGAGAAGTTGCCGATTGTGGATGAACACGGCTTTTTGAAGGGTTTGATTACCGTTAAGGATATTCAGAAAAAGATAAAATATCCCAATGCTGCCAAAGACCATATCGGTCGGTTGCTGTGTGGCGCGGCGTTAGGGGTTGGACGCGATATGCTGGATCGGGCTGGCGAACTGGTACGCCACAATGTGGATGTACTGGTGTTGGATAGCTCTCATGGGCATGCGCGGGCAGTACAGCGGGCTGTAACCCAGCTTAAAGAGAAATTCCCCAATGTGGCGATTATTGCCGGAAATGTGGCGACAGGCGATGGTACGGAAGCTCTGATTAAAGCGGGTGCGGATGCGGTTCGAATCGGGGTAGGTCCCGGCTCAATCTGTACTACGCGCGTGGTAACAGGGGTGGGCGTGCCGCAGGTAACGGCAATTATGGAAGCTGCCGAGGTTGGCGCAAAATATAATATTCCGGTTATAGCGGATGGTGGTGTGAAATACAGTGGCGATATTACCAAGGCATTAGCGGCGGGTGCAAGCACCGTTATGATTGGTTCGCTATTCGCAGGGGTAGAAGAAAGCCCCGGAGATGTGGTTTTATTCCAAGGCGAACACTTCAAGGAATATCGCGGGATGGGTTCGATGGGGGCGATGAAAGCGGGCGAAGGCGCACGCGAGCGTTACCATCAGGATGAAATAAAAGATTCGGTTAAGCTTGTGCCGGAAGGCATTGAAGGGCGCGTGCCATATCGCGGTTCTCTGAGCAATCTGGTATTCCAGTTAATGGGCGGCTTGCGGAGTGGTATGGGCTATGTGGGGGCAGGTTCTATTAATGAGCTTCAAACCAACTCACGCTTCATGCAAATTACTTCCGCCAGCTTGAAAGAAAGCCACCCGCATGATGTCGTTATTACCAAAGAAGCGCCTAATTACGAGGTGAGATACCGAGATTAG
- the mobA gene encoding molybdenum cofactor guanylyltransferase: protein MSKNTGVIILAGGRSRRMGIDKALLKFEKDGLTLLEMIVEAARPVASAGIVLVTNQPEKYEFLKPSLQVVVDNQPGGGPLAGLEAGIEALVAQQYLLLACDMPFVQTELLKALVEWEEEGKSRDALVPLNPEGLPEPLCAIYNARVLAVVKEYLGENRFKMSDFLASIVTRYVLSSELEQYDPALRSFLNLNTPADFERYKAVFSK from the coding sequence TTGAGTAAAAACACAGGTGTTATAATTTTGGCAGGTGGTCGGAGCCGTAGGATGGGCATTGACAAAGCCTTGCTGAAGTTTGAAAAGGACGGTTTGACTCTGCTTGAAATGATAGTAGAGGCGGCTCGCCCGGTAGCAAGCGCCGGTATTGTGCTTGTTACAAACCAGCCCGAAAAATACGAGTTTCTAAAACCAAGCCTGCAGGTAGTAGTAGATAATCAACCGGGTGGCGGTCCTTTGGCGGGTCTTGAAGCAGGTATAGAAGCTCTGGTGGCACAACAATATCTTTTGCTGGCGTGTGATATGCCTTTTGTCCAAACCGAGTTGCTTAAAGCGCTGGTTGAATGGGAAGAAGAAGGCAAATCGAGGGACGCTTTGGTGCCGTTGAACCCGGAGGGGCTACCTGAGCCACTTTGCGCTATTTATAACGCAAGGGTGTTAGCGGTTGTTAAAGAATATCTGGGCGAAAATAGATTTAAAATGTCCGACTTTCTGGCTTCGATAGTTACCCGGTACGTGTTAAGCAGTGAGTTGGAACAATATGACCCGGCTTTGCGCAGTTTCTTAAATCTTAATACTCCTGCGGATTTCGAGCGCTATAAAGCGGTTTTTAGTAAATAG
- a CDS encoding methyltransferase domain-containing protein, translating into MNASFWDERYREGRAGWDIGEPAPPFVEFLQEQDAPSFGKIVVPGSGNGHDALFFAAKGFEVTGFDFAPSAVSTSQKRAKEMGLSHQINFVQQDIFKLPNPYKGSFDFAVEHTCFCAIDPGLREDYVHAIHSLLKPGGMLVAVFYTHGREGGPPFSTSANEVTQLFSTKFEIKRLHPPKRSHHQRAGEELFGLLHAKPL; encoded by the coding sequence ATGAACGCATCATTTTGGGATGAACGCTATCGTGAAGGGCGCGCCGGTTGGGATATTGGAGAACCCGCCCCGCCCTTTGTGGAATTTCTCCAAGAGCAGGATGCCCCAAGCTTCGGCAAAATCGTTGTGCCCGGCAGTGGAAACGGGCATGATGCTTTATTTTTTGCTGCGAAAGGGTTTGAGGTAACGGGTTTTGATTTTGCGCCTTCTGCCGTAAGCACCAGCCAGAAACGGGCTAAAGAGATGGGGTTATCACACCAGATAAACTTTGTTCAACAGGACATCTTTAAGTTGCCCAACCCTTACAAGGGCAGTTTTGATTTTGCGGTAGAGCATACCTGTTTCTGTGCCATTGATCCCGGATTGCGTGAGGATTATGTGCATGCTATTCACTCGCTACTCAAACCGGGAGGGATGCTGGTAGCGGTGTTTTACACGCATGGTCGGGAAGGCGGTCCTCCCTTTAGCACCAGCGCAAACGAAGTTACACAGCTTTTCTCAACTAAATTCGAGATTAAACGGCTACATCCACCTAAACGCTCACATCACCAACGCGCCGGAGAAGAGCTTTTCGGGCTATTACATGCGAAGCCATTATAA
- a CDS encoding VWA domain-containing protein: MPPGKSDLLLEQGIAAFKAKRKAEARRLVGLAIYKDHTNEKAWLWLAALVEEPERKKECFERVLSLNAENRIARVGLEKLAEPPQIPEPAQDLPQPEAGVEIKLGNTGTSVYPTAEEVINAELREISPEETGLAVIESGNAPEVPAPDKETARVQGKIHKVKSLYEPYVLTDNGRKLLARHIYNGSFALYSADSQFKEQSDRLVEDKHEYYRTPANLKNIALDSFLEQVGNLPEAEALDLILSLCDNLLAYYPKKQAKCWLGTGAHGMHDIKVSAEGELEPDFEFVDMPATEHAHLFLPPEYSKRSDRDQRSDEFTVCAILYYMITADIEGLTQYRNRGRALLFEHNGQPLDRKLVKTLEKGLALTPQRRFPTFQALRDELAVAHRQHYPTRRSGLWSAVAVLVVALVSVAIIGLSQNWWSFGNKVEPVTTAALAITTEKTVPLISTIAPTDSPTNTANLRPTILPSAAAVAPVTTASAQTQPGRLLLQQFSAKEPLITLFFNALNRDNKPVQDIKSQGLRLYMDGREITVMKLEQTDEPVTALFALDTSENMPITVLNRAKDSINLISANFNNKSRLGLLRYAVTSEIAVELGSDPTKIAESLKNYRPDGANATFDALLNGVEQFKGSSGRKALVLFTAGGDNFSPLTRPSFILDRLLEYDVNLYVVSYRPTPQAASSLRQMAEMSGGYYAEAQNENELGMAQESLKQLLSHPFKLSFNLADQPDTNPVTPTAGQKRRLVLQYLVDEALVVAAKLVD, translated from the coding sequence ATGCCACCCGGCAAGTCAGATTTGCTGCTCGAACAGGGCATTGCCGCTTTCAAAGCCAAACGCAAAGCAGAAGCCCGCCGCTTGGTTGGTCTTGCCATCTACAAAGACCACACCAACGAAAAAGCATGGCTGTGGCTGGCAGCATTAGTAGAAGAACCTGAGCGGAAAAAAGAGTGTTTCGAGCGGGTGCTGTCGCTCAACGCTGAGAATCGAATCGCGCGGGTTGGTTTGGAAAAACTTGCCGAGCCGCCTCAAATCCCTGAGCCTGCGCAAGATTTGCCACAGCCTGAAGCGGGAGTCGAAATCAAGCTTGGCAACACCGGAACTAGCGTTTACCCCACCGCTGAAGAAGTGATTAACGCCGAATTGCGCGAAATTTCGCCTGAAGAAACCGGATTAGCAGTTATCGAATCAGGCAATGCCCCAGAAGTTCCCGCGCCTGATAAAGAAACCGCTAGAGTGCAAGGCAAAATCCACAAGGTAAAATCGCTATATGAACCTTACGTGCTAACCGACAACGGGCGTAAGTTGTTAGCGCGTCATATTTATAACGGCAGCTTTGCACTTTATAGCGCCGACTCACAATTTAAAGAGCAATCCGACCGTCTGGTAGAAGATAAGCATGAATACTATCGCACCCCCGCCAACCTGAAGAATATCGCGCTCGATAGTTTTCTTGAACAGGTAGGCAACCTACCTGAAGCCGAAGCGTTAGATTTAATTTTGAGCCTGTGCGACAATTTGTTGGCATATTACCCGAAAAAACAGGCTAAATGTTGGTTGGGAACAGGCGCACATGGGATGCACGATATTAAGGTATCGGCAGAGGGCGAGTTAGAACCTGATTTTGAATTTGTTGACATGCCTGCGACTGAACATGCCCATTTGTTTTTACCACCCGAATATAGCAAGCGTTCGGATAGAGACCAACGCAGCGATGAATTTACCGTCTGCGCCATCCTTTATTATATGATTACCGCCGATATTGAGGGTCTTACCCAGTATCGCAATCGCGGAAGGGCTTTGTTGTTCGAGCATAACGGGCAACCCCTTGATCGCAAACTGGTTAAAACGCTCGAAAAAGGGCTTGCGCTTACACCACAACGGCGTTTCCCAACCTTCCAAGCCTTACGCGATGAACTGGCGGTAGCCCATCGACAGCACTATCCTACCCGGCGTAGCGGGCTATGGAGTGCGGTAGCGGTGCTGGTAGTGGCGCTGGTTTCGGTGGCTATCATCGGACTATCGCAAAACTGGTGGAGCTTTGGAAACAAAGTCGAGCCTGTTACTACTGCGGCGCTGGCAATCACCACCGAAAAAACCGTGCCACTTATTTCCACCATCGCGCCTACAGACAGTCCCACCAATACAGCAAATTTACGCCCGACCATTTTACCGAGCGCGGCAGCAGTTGCGCCCGTTACCACTGCTTCTGCCCAAACCCAACCGGGCAGGCTCTTGCTTCAGCAATTCAGCGCGAAAGAGCCGCTAATAACCTTGTTCTTCAACGCGCTTAATCGTGATAACAAGCCGGTACAAGATATAAAAAGTCAGGGTTTGCGCCTTTACATGGATGGGCGGGAGATAACCGTTATGAAGCTTGAGCAAACAGACGAGCCGGTAACGGCGCTATTTGCACTCGATACCAGCGAAAATATGCCTATAACAGTGCTGAACCGTGCCAAAGATAGTATCAACCTGATTAGCGCAAACTTTAATAATAAAAGCCGCTTGGGCTTGCTGCGCTATGCCGTCACATCGGAAATCGCGGTAGAGTTGGGGAGCGACCCAACCAAAATCGCCGAATCTTTGAAAAACTACCGCCCGGATGGGGCAAACGCCACTTTCGATGCGCTGCTCAATGGGGTAGAACAATTCAAGGGGAGTAGCGGGCGCAAAGCTCTGGTATTGTTTACCGCCGGGGGCGATAACTTCAGCCCGTTAACGCGCCCCTCATTTATACTAGACCGCTTGCTGGAATATGACGTGAACCTTTATGTGGTCAGCTATCGCCCCACCCCACAGGCTGCCTCTAGTTTGCGCCAAATGGCTGAAATGTCAGGGGGCTATTATGCGGAGGCGCAGAACGAAAACGAACTTGGCATGGCACAGGAGAGCCTGAAGCAACTCCTGAGCCATCCCTTCAAGCTAAGTTTTAATCTAGCTGATCAGCCGGATACCAATCCGGTAACTCCCACCGCCGGACAGAAAAGACGGCTAGTTTTGCAATATTTGGTAGATGAAGCGCTGGTGGTAGCCGCAAAACTGGTGGATTAA
- a CDS encoding ABC transporter ATP-binding protein, giving the protein MLIVENLHTYYGSIAALKGISLKVAEGSVVALVGANGAGKSTTLNSISGLLQPRSGYIRYKERDITGWRADSVAALGLVQVPEGRQILSPLSVEENLLLGAYTRRDRGINRDLEAIFTRFPRLKERRTQLAGLLSGGEQQMLAIGRALMAKPQLLMLDEPSLGLAPLIVQEVFSIISELKAQGSTILLVEQNARKALQVADYAYVLESGRVVKEGAAAQLQGDPTIVEAYLGKHS; this is encoded by the coding sequence ATGCTAATTGTTGAAAATCTACACACCTATTATGGTTCTATCGCTGCACTAAAAGGCATCAGCCTTAAAGTTGCGGAAGGCAGCGTGGTGGCGTTGGTAGGCGCGAACGGCGCAGGAAAATCTACCACCCTAAACTCCATCAGTGGGTTACTCCAACCTCGCAGCGGCTATATTCGTTATAAAGAGCGAGATATAACCGGATGGCGAGCCGATTCGGTTGCCGCGCTTGGTCTGGTGCAAGTGCCGGAAGGTCGGCAAATTCTCTCCCCGCTCTCGGTTGAAGAAAACCTGTTGCTTGGGGCTTATACGCGCCGTGACAGGGGTATAAACCGCGATCTTGAAGCTATTTTCACCCGCTTTCCGCGCCTTAAAGAGCGGCGCACGCAACTGGCAGGCTTGCTTTCAGGGGGTGAACAGCAAATGCTGGCGATAGGACGCGCCTTGATGGCAAAACCTCAGCTTTTGATGCTGGACGAACCGAGTTTGGGGTTAGCGCCCCTTATTGTGCAGGAAGTGTTCAGCATCATTTCCGAGCTAAAAGCGCAAGGTTCTACTATTCTGCTGGTAGAGCAAAACGCCCGCAAAGCCTTACAAGTGGCAGATTACGCCTATGTGCTGGAAAGTGGTCGCGTGGTAAAAGAAGGCGCGGCTGCCCAACTTCAGGGCGACCCTACCATCGTGGAGGCTTATCTCGGCAAACACTCCTGA
- a CDS encoding branched-chain amino acid ABC transporter permease: MPDFISNNIATINFSLINIALGLSIFITLFTGMLSLANAGFMAIGAYTAAVIATRTDFPLFGGFLLAIIVAVVVAIIFGLLIVRLREIFLAIATLGFGEIVRIFFLNGDKVVKAFTGDENTNVFNGAEGITIKYKSPQDILGLPETTWPLLLYVAVLIYFMITLQKSRFGRVLSAIRLDESAASTLGINVVRYRLLAFVIGAGIAAGAGALSTPIVRVIEPRNYVFGRAVDILASAVLGGMTTWIGPVLGAILLTALPEILRFLKDQREIVNGLIIMIAIIYLPRGISDPRFWSSLWRKRKSGQGNAAEVATEKEKEVKTG, from the coding sequence ATGCCGGATTTTATCAGTAACAATATCGCCACCATCAACTTTAGCCTGATAAATATCGCGCTAGGTCTGAGTATTTTTATTACTCTCTTCACCGGAATGCTTTCTCTGGCTAACGCCGGATTCATGGCAATTGGAGCATACACCGCTGCCGTTATCGCCACTCGTACCGATTTTCCGCTGTTCGGGGGCTTCTTGCTGGCAATTATTGTCGCAGTGGTAGTGGCAATAATATTCGGCTTGCTGATAGTGAGGCTACGCGAAATCTTTCTAGCAATCGCTACGCTTGGCTTCGGTGAAATCGTGCGTATTTTCTTCCTGAATGGCGACAAAGTGGTGAAAGCCTTTACCGGCGACGAAAATACCAACGTCTTTAACGGCGCAGAAGGAATTACCATCAAATATAAAAGCCCGCAGGATATACTGGGCTTGCCGGAAACCACTTGGCCCCTGCTACTCTATGTAGCCGTCCTGATTTATTTCATGATTACCTTGCAAAAATCCCGTTTCGGACGTGTGCTATCTGCAATACGCTTGGATGAATCGGCGGCTTCCACGCTCGGTATCAACGTGGTGCGCTACCGCTTGTTGGCGTTTGTAATCGGCGCTGGTATTGCGGCAGGCGCAGGCGCACTCAGCACCCCCATTGTGCGCGTTATCGAACCCCGCAATTACGTTTTCGGGCGAGCGGTGGATATACTCGCTTCGGCGGTGCTAGGCGGTATGACCACTTGGATTGGTCCGGTGCTAGGCGCAATCCTATTGACCGCGCTGCCGGAGATTCTACGCTTCCTGAAAGACCAGCGCGAAATCGTAAACGGTTTGATAATCATGATCGCCATTATCTACTTACCGCGCGGCATCAGCGACCCGCGCTTCTGGAGCAGTTTGTGGCGCAAGCGCAAAAGCGGACAAGGTAACGCTGCGGAGGTTGCAACGGAAAAAGAAAAAGAGGTCAAGACCGGATGA
- a CDS encoding DUF2085 domain-containing protein, whose protein sequence is MALPKNLSIHRNHCNRRLVGKVTVVFVFLGPILVPLLWSSGVPLFMDIADFSWNIGQAICAHTEKSFTIGGEPMMVCARCFGACTGLLVTSLLYYYTGLLRARLPRNRLHLATLIALLFMPWLIDSALQRLDLWQTDMWLMFPTGFLGGSALVFAPFLFSPLPEKEVQAEDKLEPDFYLPEAVHELAIGK, encoded by the coding sequence ATGGCGCTACCTAAGAATTTATCCATACACCGTAACCATTGCAATCGCCGTTTAGTCGGCAAGGTAACGGTGGTTTTTGTCTTTTTAGGACCTATACTGGTGCCGCTGTTGTGGAGCAGTGGTGTTCCACTTTTTATGGATATCGCCGATTTTAGTTGGAACATCGGGCAAGCCATTTGCGCACACACCGAGAAAAGCTTTACTATAGGTGGGGAACCGATGATGGTGTGTGCGCGTTGTTTTGGCGCATGTACAGGCTTACTGGTAACAAGTTTACTTTATTATTACACGGGGCTGTTGCGTGCCCGTTTACCGCGCAACCGCCTGCACCTTGCTACCTTAATTGCGCTTTTATTTATGCCGTGGCTCATCGATAGCGCTTTGCAACGGCTTGATTTGTGGCAAACCGACATGTGGTTGATGTTCCCAACCGGCTTTCTGGGTGGAAGCGCGTTGGTTTTTGCGCCTTTCCTGTTCTCGCCCTTGCCCGAAAAAGAGGTGCAAGCCGAGGATAAGCTTGAACCAGATTTCTATCTACCTGAAGCGGTGCATGAACTTGCCATCGGAAAATAA